Below is a genomic region from Flammeovirgaceae bacterium SG7u.111.
TTTTCCTTTACCGGTGTCGCTGTTGCTTCTTTTGCTTTTGGAGCTGCATATTCACCAAAAATATCGTTGGCATCTGATGTAAAACTCTTTTTTGACATGGTTATCTCTATTTTATTTTTTTTCTAAATTAAATTCCTGCTCATGCTTTGGAATGTCTTTCCAAAATCTCTACACATAAGTCTGCGTAATCTTTTGCACCGTAGCTATAGGGTGCGTACCTAAATATATCCATACGCTTGCTCGGTGCTTCAGCTAGTGCGATATTGTCCCGTATTTTTGTTTTGAAAAGCTCGTTGGGGAATTGTTGTTCCAGCACTTCCACTACATTTCTGTTCAACACTTTTCTGCTGTCAAATCTTGTAGCAAATACTCCGGTCACTTTTAGCTGGGGATTGAGGCGCTTGGTTATTTTTTCCAAAGATTCGGTTAGTGAAGCCAACCCTTCTAAGGAAAGAAACTCGGATTGCACGGGCACAAATACTTCCGTAGAAGCCAAAAGTGCGCTCATAGTGAGAATGCTTAGCGATGGCGGACAGTCGATATATACATAATCGTAAGTGCCATCAAGCTTTTCCAATTGCTCCTTTAAGATAAAATGATCTCCTTGAGCTGGGTCTAGCTGGGTTTCGGCTTTGCTTAGTTTCAAAGTAGCTGGGGCAAGGTCGAGGTTTTCCGAAATAGATACAATTGGAATATCCGTCTCTTCTGTCAGGGACTCGTAGATGGTCTTTTCGGGCTCTCTTACACCTAATGATTTACTAAGGTTAGCCTGTGGATCGAGGTCGACTAGCAATACTTTTTTACCGCCAAGGGCTATTCCAGCTCCTATATTTACGGTTGATGTAGTTTTGCCTATTCCTCCTTTATTATTTGCTATGGAAATGATTCTCATCTTATATCAAGTGATTTTTGAATTCAAAAAGTCAATTGGGCTTCAGTTTCCGATTAACGCCGTTACTGGCAAATCATTTTCCTGTTTTTAGACTAAATGAGGCTTATTAGCAAGAAAAATGTAACGCTATTGTATATTCTGCGTATTTGTAGAGCATGTAATAAGTATTAGATTCCGTATGATTTTTCTTTTTATAATTAGGCTTTAAAAAAAAATAGTGGTAATTCTTCTACCTAAAGCAAAATGTACAAACCCAATTTTTTTAGTATAATGCAAAGAAAAAGGAATAGAATCTATTTTATCATTCGTACATAACAGAAAGAAGTTTCCCCATTTCATATATTTCTCTACACTGATTCTGCATAAAATAAATCATTCGAAACATGAGAATTTCACTGATCTTTTTACTTGGATTATTATCCTTTAACCTTGTTTTTGCCCAAGAGTACACAACTGGGCTAAACTTTGACGATGAGGAATATGCGAAGATCCCCCGAAAAGCTCCACTTACCCGTGGGCTTTATGTGGAGGCGATGCCAACTGCTATTTCATTAAAAAAATACTGTCCAACTCCCATGAGTCAAGGAAGTTATGGCACTTGTGTGGGTTGGTCTACCAACTGGGCAGCGCGAACCATAGTAGAAGCAATACGCAACAATTGGAATAGTAGGGATCAAATCTCTCAAAATACGTTCTCGCCAGGGTACGTTTATCAGCAAATAAAGGATAGAAATGATGTGAACTGTTCGTTTGGGACAAGTATCCATGATGCGCTCAACTACATGAAGTTCAACGGTTCGGTGCATTATTCGGACTTCGACCAAAGTTGTGCTTCTGAAGTGCCCATGCATTTGAAGGAGAAAGAAAAAGCCTTTAAGATAAAAGACTTTGCTAGGATTTTCAGTATAGACCAAAGTAGCAACTTTAAAATTCAAGCGACTAAAAAAGGGCTTTCAGAAAACTATCCTATAATTATAGGAATGAAATGCCCTCCCTCTTTTTTCAAAGCGAAAGGAGCTTGGCAACCCGAAGAAGATCCGAAAGGTAGTTTTGGAGGACATGCCATGTGTGTGATTGGTTACGATGACAGCAAGTATGGCGGTGCTTTTGAAATTATGAACAGTTGGGGTACAGGCTGGGGTAATGAAGGTTTTATTTGGGTGAAGTATGAAGACTTTGCTAATTTTACCAAGTATGCTTATGAGCTGATCCACGACCCTGGTACGTACAGGCCACCTACACCTGTTGTAGTTGCCAAACCAGATCTTTCCGGCGAGCTCAAGCTGGTGACCGACAGAGGAAAAGCAATGACGGCTTCGCTGAGAGGTGACGAGTACAAGATGAACCAAGCTTATCAGTCGGGAACTAGTTTCCGTATTTTCATCTCAAACAATGAGCCTGCTTATGTGTATGC
It encodes:
- a CDS encoding C1 family peptidase → MRISLIFLLGLLSFNLVFAQEYTTGLNFDDEEYAKIPRKAPLTRGLYVEAMPTAISLKKYCPTPMSQGSYGTCVGWSTNWAARTIVEAIRNNWNSRDQISQNTFSPGYVYQQIKDRNDVNCSFGTSIHDALNYMKFNGSVHYSDFDQSCASEVPMHLKEKEKAFKIKDFARIFSIDQSSNFKIQATKKGLSENYPIIIGMKCPPSFFKAKGAWQPEEDPKGSFGGHAMCVIGYDDSKYGGAFEIMNSWGTGWGNEGFIWVKYEDFANFTKYAYELIHDPGTYRPPTPVVVAKPDLSGELKLVTDRGKAMTASLRGDEYKMNQAYQSGTSFRIFISNNEPAYVYAIGTDNTEEIFQLFPYAPDISASLNYSQNDVALPSEDHYITMDNTTGTDYICVLYSKDELDIEAIKRKIAYTSGDFKGRVESVLGDMLVTDNNITFSGNEIGFKAFSKGRSIVALIVATDHI
- a CDS encoding ParA family protein yields the protein MRIISIANNKGGIGKTTSTVNIGAGIALGGKKVLLVDLDPQANLSKSLGVREPEKTIYESLTEETDIPIVSISENLDLAPATLKLSKAETQLDPAQGDHFILKEQLEKLDGTYDYVYIDCPPSLSILTMSALLASTEVFVPVQSEFLSLEGLASLTESLEKITKRLNPQLKVTGVFATRFDSRKVLNRNVVEVLEQQFPNELFKTKIRDNIALAEAPSKRMDIFRYAPYSYGAKDYADLCVEILERHSKA